A window of Rufibacter sp. LB8 contains these coding sequences:
- a CDS encoding phosphoenolpyruvate carboxylase, producing the protein MDGSSNSSALQIFNKHVGLKFQLYNSLFTSLPFHRVEKTGVLLSIFLIHCEEGFQKNQSPSQIISSFLEQYTTYRTEQEQTDLLFRFIQYAERQVVLFDALEDAAFKEIHDMSGTGTLRHLQAEVVQTQTQPQLKEKLKDFAVRLVLTAHPTQFYPSEVLGIINDLSQALLQDNTSQVNSYLQQLGKTPFFKNEKPSPFDEAVSLVWYLENVFYQAAGQILSYLKNQFPEAVSEEQPLIRLGFWPGGDRDGNPFVTAAITLQVAEALRTSIIKSYYRDVRELKRRLTFKGVLNELVALEEKLYNNLFLPGHQADITKDEILQTLQRVKQTLVQEHNGLFLDLAENLLRKVELFGLFFTSLDIRQDSSAHTELLEFLAENTEALPQNYTQLPDQEKISVLLNITKSIDANVVTDDLLRDTLESMAAIKTIQQINGPEGCHRYIISHSTSALDIMQVYGLFLLSGWRPEELTVDIVPLFETIDDLNNAGQVMEQLYQTATYRQHLQRRGNIQTIMLGFSDGTKDGGYLMANWSIYKAKETLSQLAQQYDVQVVFFDGRGGPPARGGGRTHQFYAAHGSNISRKEIQLTIQGQTISSNFGTINSARYNMEQLLHAGIRNGLFGTNAPTLLPQEEVVLQRLAQESYTAYNALKTHPDFLEYLNYASPLRYYAEANIGSRPSKRKPGKLNLNDLRAVPYVGSWSQLKQNLPGYYGVGTALAKLEADGAWPAIQELYKRSLFFKTLLGNCEMAMTKCFFPLTAFLAQHPKYGPVWRLIHDEFKLTRDFVLRLTGAEHLMEANPQNLVSIQMRQRIELPLLTIQQFALTHIREMEEQQTETAMKKTYEKLVMRCSFGIINAERNSA; encoded by the coding sequence ATGGACGGTTCTTCCAACAGCAGTGCCTTGCAGATTTTCAACAAACACGTAGGCCTTAAATTCCAACTATACAACAGCCTGTTCACCTCGCTCCCGTTTCATAGGGTGGAGAAAACGGGCGTGCTGCTGTCCATTTTCCTGATTCACTGCGAGGAAGGCTTCCAGAAAAACCAGAGCCCCAGCCAGATCATCTCTTCTTTTCTGGAGCAGTACACCACCTACCGCACTGAGCAGGAACAGACCGACCTTTTGTTCCGGTTTATCCAGTACGCAGAGCGGCAGGTGGTTTTATTTGACGCCCTGGAAGACGCGGCGTTCAAGGAAATCCATGACATGAGCGGCACCGGCACGCTGCGCCACCTGCAGGCCGAAGTGGTGCAAACCCAGACCCAACCCCAGTTAAAGGAAAAGCTGAAGGATTTTGCCGTGCGCCTGGTGCTCACCGCCCACCCCACGCAGTTTTACCCCAGCGAGGTCTTGGGCATCATCAATGATTTGTCGCAGGCGCTGCTGCAGGACAATACCAGCCAGGTGAACAGCTATTTGCAGCAACTGGGCAAGACGCCTTTTTTCAAAAACGAGAAACCCAGTCCGTTTGATGAGGCCGTGAGTTTGGTTTGGTACCTGGAAAATGTGTTTTACCAGGCGGCGGGGCAGATTCTGAGTTATCTGAAAAACCAGTTCCCTGAGGCGGTTTCTGAGGAGCAGCCCTTGATCAGGCTTGGCTTCTGGCCCGGAGGCGACCGCGACGGCAATCCGTTTGTCACGGCAGCCATTACGCTGCAGGTGGCCGAGGCGCTCCGCACCAGCATCATCAAATCATATTACCGTGACGTGCGCGAGCTCAAGCGCCGACTCACCTTTAAAGGCGTGCTCAATGAACTGGTGGCGCTGGAGGAAAAACTCTACAACAACCTGTTCCTGCCCGGTCACCAAGCCGATATCACCAAAGACGAAATTTTACAGACGCTGCAGCGTGTGAAGCAGACCCTGGTGCAGGAACACAACGGCCTTTTCCTGGACCTGGCGGAGAATCTGTTGCGCAAAGTGGAGTTGTTCGGGCTGTTTTTTACTTCCCTGGACATCAGGCAAGACAGTTCGGCGCATACGGAACTGCTTGAATTTCTGGCCGAAAACACGGAGGCGCTGCCCCAAAATTACACGCAATTACCAGACCAGGAGAAAATCTCGGTGCTATTGAACATCACAAAATCCATTGACGCTAATGTAGTTACAGATGACCTGCTCCGCGACACGCTGGAATCCATGGCGGCCATCAAAACCATTCAGCAGATCAACGGCCCCGAAGGCTGCCACCGCTACATCATCAGCCACAGCACCAGCGCCCTGGACATTATGCAAGTCTATGGTTTGTTTCTGCTTTCCGGCTGGCGCCCCGAAGAATTGACCGTTGACATTGTGCCCTTGTTTGAGACCATTGATGACCTGAACAACGCGGGCCAGGTGATGGAACAACTGTACCAGACGGCAACGTACCGCCAGCATTTGCAGCGCCGAGGCAACATACAGACCATTATGCTGGGCTTCTCAGACGGCACCAAAGACGGCGGTTATCTAATGGCCAACTGGAGCATTTACAAAGCCAAGGAAACCCTGAGCCAACTGGCCCAACAGTATGACGTACAGGTGGTCTTCTTTGACGGCCGAGGCGGTCCACCGGCGCGCGGCGGCGGAAGAACGCACCAATTCTACGCGGCGCACGGCAGCAATATATCGCGCAAGGAAATCCAGCTTACCATTCAGGGCCAGACCATCAGTTCCAACTTCGGGACTATCAATTCAGCGCGCTATAACATGGAGCAGTTGCTGCACGCGGGCATCCGGAACGGCTTGTTCGGGACCAATGCGCCTACGTTGCTCCCGCAGGAAGAAGTAGTGCTGCAACGCCTGGCCCAGGAAAGTTACACCGCCTACAACGCGCTCAAAACCCACCCAGATTTTCTGGAATACCTGAATTATGCCAGCCCCTTACGCTATTATGCTGAAGCCAACATCGGCAGCCGCCCATCTAAACGCAAACCCGGCAAACTGAACCTGAATGATTTGCGCGCCGTGCCGTACGTGGGGTCCTGGAGCCAACTCAAGCAGAACCTGCCCGGCTATTACGGCGTGGGCACGGCCCTAGCCAAACTGGAAGCCGACGGTGCCTGGCCCGCCATTCAGGAATTATACAAACGCTCGCTGTTTTTCAAGACGCTCCTGGGGAACTGTGAGATGGCCATGACCAAGTGCTTTTTCCCGCTCACGGCGTTTCTGGCCCAGCACCCCAAATACGGCCCGGTCTGGCGCCTAATCCATGACGAATTCAAACTCACCCGAGATTTTGTGCTCCGGCTCACCGGTGCCGAGCATTTGATGGAGGCCAATCCGCAGAACCTGGTGTCTATTCAGATGCGCCAGCGCATTGAGTTGCCGCTGCTCACCATTCAGCAGTTCGCGCTCACGCACATCAGGGAAATGGAGGAACAGCAGACTGAGACGGCCATGAAGAAAACCTACGAGAAACTGGTCATGCGCTGCTCCTTCGGTATTATCAACGCCGAACGGAATTCAGCCTAA
- a CDS encoding MFS transporter — protein MSTLRQPASTVTLKEKIGGYRWTICGLLFFATTINYLDRQVLSLLQPLLADEFGWSNTDYANIAAVFQFTYAISMLFAGRIIDRLGTKWGFAWALIIWSLAAILHAFAEPMGRAVSPMLTAMGFAAVPVSVFGFMIARAALGFGESGNFPAAIKATAEYFPKKERSLATGIFNSGSNVGAILAPLTVPWIASHLGWEYTFFIIGAIGFIWLIFWFYYYEIPSKQTKLTAPELAYISSDSEPVLENDSTAAAEKISWVQLLGFKQTWAFAFGKFMTDGVWWFFLFWLPAYLKAQYGLTGTQVMLPLSVLYSMTMFGSIGGGAFPMYFINRGYNPYEGRMRAMLVIALFPLVVLAAQPLGDISFWFPVILIGIGASAHQAWSANIFTTVSDMFPKNSVASVTGIGGMAGGIGGVVVTKVGGYLFDYYDKLGHIETGYTIMFTFCAVAYLIAWSVMKTLVPKMKPVAL, from the coding sequence ATGTCAACACTTAGACAACCGGCTTCCACGGTTACCCTAAAGGAGAAAATAGGCGGCTACAGATGGACCATCTGCGGGCTCCTGTTCTTCGCCACCACCATCAATTACCTGGACCGCCAGGTGCTCAGCCTCCTGCAGCCTTTGCTAGCCGATGAATTTGGTTGGTCTAACACAGACTACGCCAACATTGCGGCGGTGTTCCAGTTCACCTATGCCATTTCCATGCTGTTTGCCGGCCGTATCATTGACCGGTTGGGCACTAAATGGGGCTTTGCCTGGGCATTGATCATCTGGTCTTTGGCCGCCATTTTGCACGCGTTTGCTGAACCGATGGGCCGGGCCGTGAGTCCGATGCTCACCGCCATGGGATTTGCGGCGGTGCCGGTGTCTGTGTTCGGGTTTATGATTGCCCGCGCGGCGCTGGGTTTTGGCGAGTCTGGTAACTTCCCGGCGGCCATCAAGGCCACTGCGGAGTATTTCCCTAAGAAAGAGCGGTCGTTGGCCACGGGTATTTTCAATTCGGGCTCTAACGTGGGTGCCATTCTGGCGCCGCTCACCGTTCCCTGGATTGCCTCGCACCTGGGCTGGGAATACACCTTCTTCATCATTGGTGCCATTGGGTTTATCTGGCTGATTTTCTGGTTCTACTACTATGAAATCCCGAGCAAGCAAACCAAACTGACAGCCCCAGAGCTTGCCTATATCAGCAGTGATTCTGAGCCGGTGCTGGAAAATGACTCTACGGCCGCGGCCGAAAAAATTTCATGGGTGCAGTTGCTGGGCTTTAAGCAAACCTGGGCTTTCGCGTTTGGCAAGTTCATGACCGACGGCGTGTGGTGGTTCTTCTTGTTCTGGCTACCAGCGTATTTGAAAGCGCAATACGGTCTGACCGGAACCCAGGTGATGCTACCATTGAGCGTGCTCTACAGCATGACCATGTTTGGTAGTATTGGCGGCGGCGCGTTCCCTATGTATTTCATCAACAGAGGCTACAACCCCTATGAAGGCCGCATGCGCGCCATGCTGGTGATTGCCTTGTTCCCGCTGGTAGTGTTGGCGGCGCAACCGTTGGGCGATATCTCTTTCTGGTTCCCGGTAATCTTAATCGGTATTGGCGCTTCGGCGCACCAGGCCTGGTCAGCGAACATTTTCACCACCGTGTCTGACATGTTCCCGAAAAACTCCGTGGCTTCGGTGACCGGTATTGGCGGCATGGCGGGCGGTATTGGCGGTGTGGTGGTGACAAAAGTAGGCGGTTACTTATTTGACTACTATGACAAACTCGGCCACATTGAAACCGGCTACACCATCATGTTCACCTTCTGCGCCGTGGCGTATTTAATTGCGTGGTCAGTGATGAAAACCTTGGTACCGAAGATGAAACCGGTGGCCTTGTAA